The following is a genomic window from Collimonas fungivorans Ter331.
CTGCCGATCAGAATCGCGGCCAGCCGGCAGCTGCGGCGCCGGCGAATCCCGGCAGCGTGCAAAACCTTTCCTTGTATGACGCAGCTTCCGGTTCCGGACGGAATGCAGGAACTGGTCCGCAAGCCTATGTCGACCAGTTCCTGTCGCGCATGACTGCGCCGGCGCAGGCCGCCAGCCGCGCCAGCGGCGTGCCGTCGCAACTGATCCTGGCGCAGGCCGCACTGGAGTCGGGCTGGGGCAAGCGCGAAATCAAGGGCGCGGACGGTAGCGGCAGTCACAACCTGTTCGGCATCAAGGCCGGCAAGGGTTGGAAAGGGCCGGTAGTACAGGCGGCCACCACCGAATATGTGGACGGCCTGCCGCAGCAGACCACGGCCTCGTTCCGCGCTTATGCATCGTATGAGGAAGCGTTTTCCGATTACGCCCGTTTCCTGGCCGGCAATCCGCGTTATGCGCAGGTGCTGGCCACGCGCGATCCGGCCGAAGCGGCGCACGGCCTGCAGCGCGCCGGTTACGCCACCGATCCGCAGTATGGCGAGAAGCTGGTGCGCATCCTCAAGCAGATCCTCTGATTTTTTTCCGTGGAATCGGACATTTCCCTCAAATTTCCGTGGCTGCTGCCGTTATACCTCAGGTGAGCCTGGCAGCAACGCCGGGCGCTTGCCTTCTAAAAGGAAGAATGTATGTCGAACAGCATGTTTTTCACCGGACTCAGCGGACTCAACGCGGCGCAAGCGGCATTGATGACCACCGGCCACAATACAGCCAATGTGAATACGCCCGGTTATAGCCGGCAGATGGCGCAGGTGGTCTCCGCCGGCGGCACCTACAGGCCCAGCGTCGGCTTCTTCGGTAACGGCGCCCAGGTGGTCGACATCACCCGCAGCTACGACCAGTTCCTGAGTGCGCAGCTGAACCAGGCGCAATCGACCAACCAGGCGCTGTCGGCTTACTCGACCCAGATCAACCAGATCAATAACCTGCTGGCCAACCAGACCACCGGCCTGGCGCCGATGCTGCAGACCATGTTCAAAGGTGTGCAGGCGGTCGCCAATACGCCGGCCGATGCAGCGGCGCGGCAGCAGCTGATCAGCTCCGGCCAGGCCCTGGCCAACCAGTTCCGCACCATGAGCCAGGTGCTGACCGGCCTGAACGCCAACGTCAACGACCAGGTCGCCGGTTCGGTCGACCAGATCAACACCTACGCCACCCAGATCGCCAATATCAACAAGCAGATCGCCCTGCTCAGCAATGCTGCCGGCGGCCAGGCCCCGAACGATTTGCTGGACCAGCGCGACAGCCTGGTCAACAGCTTGGGACAGCTGGTGGCGACCAAGGTGGTGGTGCAGGATGGCGGCCAGTACAATGTGTTCATCGGCAGCGGCCAGACCCTGGTGCTGGGCGACAAGGCATCGACCCTGAAGGCAGTCACCTCTGCCGCCGATCCAAGCCATACTTCGGTGGCCCTGGTGAACGCCGCCGGGGTTGCGGTGGAAATGCAGGACAGCGTGCTCAGCGGCGGTTCGCTGGGCGGCCTGATGCAGTTCCGCAACCAGACCCTGGGCGACGCCCAGAACGCGCTGGGACGGATGGCAATCGGCCTGGCCGATACCTTCAATGCGCAGCATAAGCTGGGCATAGACCTGAACGGCGCCGCCGGCCAGGATTTCTTTTCGCAAGCCAGCCCGGCGGCGATCGCCAATTCCCGTAACACCGGCAACCTGCAGGTCACGCCGTCGTTCAGCGACACCAGCCAGCTGACCACCAGCGATTACCGGGTCGACTATGTCAATGTGGCCGGCACGCCGCAATATTCCGTGACTCGCCTGTCCGACAACAAAGTGCTGGGCAGCTACGCCAGCCTACCGCTCACTTTCGACGGCGTATCGCTGCAAGCCGCCAGCGGCACGCCGCAAATCGGCGATTCCTTCCTGGTGCAGCCGACCCGCACCGGCGCCCGCGACCTGACGGTGACGGTGACCGATCCGGCCAAGATAGCAGCGGCGTCGCCCATCGTCACCGGCAAGGCCGCAACCAACCAGGGCAGCGCCGGCATCAGCGCCGGCAAGGTCGATGCTTCATACCTGGGAGCGCCGCTGAGCAGCCCGCTGACGCTGAAATACGACAGCACCACCACGCCGGCCAGCTTGTCCGGTTTCCCTGCCGGCGCGGCAGTCAAGGTCACCAATCCAGACGGCACGGTGGTCAACTATGCGGCCGGCGCGGCGGTCAGTTATACCGATGGCGCGTCATACAGCTTCAACGGCATCGCCGCCACCGTCAGCGGCAAGCCGGTGAACGGCGACAGCTTCACCATCGGACCGAATACCGGCGGCGTATCGGACGGCAGCAACGCCTTGCTGCTGGGCGCCCTGCAAAACAAGAAAACCCTGGCCGGCGGCACCGCTAGCTATACCGACGCTTATGGCCAGCTGGTCAGCAGCATCGGCAACAAGGCCAGCCAGCTGACCATCGCCAATACCGCGCAAACCAGCCTGGCGGCGCAAATCAAGTCGGCCCAGCAATCGGTGTCGGGTGTGAACCAGGATGAGGAAACGGCCAACCTGCTGATGTACCAGCAAATGTACCAGGCCAATGCCAAGGTGATCCAGACGGCGTCGACCATGTTCGACGCGATCCTGGGGATCGCCAGTTAATTGGCCCGCCCGGATCTGCAGGCAGGACGATAGTCAAGGAAAACAAGTCAAGGAAAACAAGATGCGTATCAGTACCCAGTCGTTTTATGACCAAAGCCTGTCCGCGATGGGCTCCCAGCAAACCAGCCTGTTGCGTGTGCAACAGCAGATAGGTGCCATGTCAAAAATCCTGACGCCGTCCGATGATCCGCTGGGCGCGACCCGAGCGCTGAGCGCATCGCAATCGATTTCCCTCAACGACCAGTATTCGACCAGCCGCGCCCAGGCGTCGCGCACGCTGGGCCTGGAAGACAATGCGCTGCAAAGCGTCACCACGCTACTGCAAAATATCAAAGGGCTGGTGGTGCAAGCCGGCAACGGCACCATGACCGATGCCGACCGCGCATCGATCGCCACCACCTTGCAAAGCAATTACGACCAGCTGCTGGGCCTGGCGAATACCGACGACGGCAACGGCCAGTTCCTGTTTGCCGGTTTCAAGAGCGGCAGTGCGCCTTTTGTGCAGCAGAACGGCGGCGGCGTGCAATATGTCGGCGACCAGGGCCAGCAGCTGCTGCAGGTCGATATCTCGCGGCAAATGGCAGGCACCGACGACGGCCGCAGCATTTTCCAGACTGCGCAGAACAGCTCCGGTTATGTAGCGACTTCTGCTGCCGCCAACAGCGGCGACGGCGTATATGGCGCCACCTCGGTGATCGACGCCACCAATCCCGATTTCGGCAAGAATTTCTCCATCAGCTTTACCTCGGCCACCACGTTCAGCGTGACCAATTCGGATACGCCGCCGGTGGCGACGACGGGCACTTACACATCCGGTTCGCCGATCCAGTTTGGCGGCCTGCAAATCGTCTTGACCGGCGCCCCCGCCAGCGGCGACAGCTTCAACGTCAACACCGCAAAGAACGCCAATCCCGACATGTTCGGCGCGCTCAGCGACCTGATCGGCGCGCTCAAGACGCCGGTAGATAACGGCACCCTGGCCGCCAAGGCGCAATTGCAGAATTCCCTGAGCACGGCGAACGTCAAGCTGTCCAACTCTCTCGACAATGTATTGACGGTGCGCTCTTCGGTAGGCTCGCGCATGCAGGAGCTCGATACTCTCAACACCAATGGCGACGCCCGCAACCTGTCGGACAAGAGTTATCTGTCGGATATCCAGGACCTGGATTACACCAGTGCGATTACCGAACTGTACCAGCGGCAGATGGCGTTGCAGGCGACCCAGCAGACCTTTGTCCAGATCCGCAAGATTTCGCTGTTGAATTACCTGTAAGTCTTTCCGCCAGGATTAAAAGACCTTGATTTTCAATTGAAAGGACAGGGCGCCGTACAGCCTGTCTTTATAACTGGGAATCACCGCCAGGTTCAAGCCGACGTTCTTGTATTCGTAGCTGGCGACAGGAATGGCGGCCAGGAACCAGTCGCCGCGCCGCATTTTCGGGTAACCGTTGAATCCGCCGGCGACGAATCCCAGGCGCACCGGCCCGACATGCACCGGCTGGTAATACACGCCGATGTAATTAGAGTACTCGCGGTCGCTATTGTAGAACCTGCCGGCGGTGGCGGAAGCCACGGTCGAGAACCGGTATTCGGCGCCGAACCCCAGGTTGCTGTTGTTGAGCCCCTTGTCGCGGTTGAAATGATAGGAATAGAAACCGGCATTGAGCCATGTCTCGCTGATCGGCTGGTTCTCTATCCAGCCAAACAGCTCGCCTTGTTCCGCATGCGAACTGACAGGAATTAAAGCAGTACAGGCCAAAAGGATGGTGGTTTCTCGCCAGCGGGTTAACGTACGCATCGGTTTCCTGTGAATGAAGATTCTGTTGTCATGGTTCAATTCCGAAGCTATTTTGACATAAGCATCTGCCCAGTTGGCATGGACCTGCACGGAATTTGATGCAGTCTTGGTTTTCCCTATGGATGCAAGGCCTGCGCCAGGTGCAGCATG
Proteins encoded in this region:
- the flgJ gene encoding flagellar assembly peptidoglycan hydrolase FlgJ, producing the protein MSASGPVSNSRSGDLDQRFALDVQGVDALRRTTRNSPQDGLKQVSRQFEAMFMQMVLKSMREATPSDGMFDSQQEKMYTSMLDQQLAQNLSGRGLGLAEAMQAQLSRAVDQSQQQPSPLGKMPPSAADQNRGQPAAAAPANPGSVQNLSLYDAASGSGRNAGTGPQAYVDQFLSRMTAPAQAASRASGVPSQLILAQAALESGWGKREIKGADGSGSHNLFGIKAGKGWKGPVVQAATTEYVDGLPQQTTASFRAYASYEEAFSDYARFLAGNPRYAQVLATRDPAEAAHGLQRAGYATDPQYGEKLVRILKQIL
- the flgK gene encoding flagellar hook-associated protein FlgK; translated protein: MSNSMFFTGLSGLNAAQAALMTTGHNTANVNTPGYSRQMAQVVSAGGTYRPSVGFFGNGAQVVDITRSYDQFLSAQLNQAQSTNQALSAYSTQINQINNLLANQTTGLAPMLQTMFKGVQAVANTPADAAARQQLISSGQALANQFRTMSQVLTGLNANVNDQVAGSVDQINTYATQIANINKQIALLSNAAGGQAPNDLLDQRDSLVNSLGQLVATKVVVQDGGQYNVFIGSGQTLVLGDKASTLKAVTSAADPSHTSVALVNAAGVAVEMQDSVLSGGSLGGLMQFRNQTLGDAQNALGRMAIGLADTFNAQHKLGIDLNGAAGQDFFSQASPAAIANSRNTGNLQVTPSFSDTSQLTTSDYRVDYVNVAGTPQYSVTRLSDNKVLGSYASLPLTFDGVSLQAASGTPQIGDSFLVQPTRTGARDLTVTVTDPAKIAAASPIVTGKAATNQGSAGISAGKVDASYLGAPLSSPLTLKYDSTTTPASLSGFPAGAAVKVTNPDGTVVNYAAGAAVSYTDGASYSFNGIAATVSGKPVNGDSFTIGPNTGGVSDGSNALLLGALQNKKTLAGGTASYTDAYGQLVSSIGNKASQLTIANTAQTSLAAQIKSAQQSVSGVNQDEETANLLMYQQMYQANAKVIQTASTMFDAILGIAS
- the flgL gene encoding flagellar hook-associated protein FlgL, with product MRISTQSFYDQSLSAMGSQQTSLLRVQQQIGAMSKILTPSDDPLGATRALSASQSISLNDQYSTSRAQASRTLGLEDNALQSVTTLLQNIKGLVVQAGNGTMTDADRASIATTLQSNYDQLLGLANTDDGNGQFLFAGFKSGSAPFVQQNGGGVQYVGDQGQQLLQVDISRQMAGTDDGRSIFQTAQNSSGYVATSAAANSGDGVYGATSVIDATNPDFGKNFSISFTSATTFSVTNSDTPPVATTGTYTSGSPIQFGGLQIVLTGAPASGDSFNVNTAKNANPDMFGALSDLIGALKTPVDNGTLAAKAQLQNSLSTANVKLSNSLDNVLTVRSSVGSRMQELDTLNTNGDARNLSDKSYLSDIQDLDYTSAITELYQRQMALQATQQTFVQIRKISLLNYL